One genomic window of Caenorhabditis elegans chromosome I includes the following:
- the npr-23 gene encoding G-protein coupled receptors family 1 profile domain-containing protein (Confirmed by transcript evidence) encodes MYGFFNSSEIDEEYYNSTHTSAPSPILALIFTIICIIGVIGNASLLVYIFAKKLYQNFISSRFIGHLCFTNLIALLVLVPVIIHNVFTGVNLLQDSNMLCRIQVSITVTVWTVIAMMNLCIAGVHLLTFARIHYEQLFGLTPTKLCILSWIISWLLSLPSLTNGHVAIYGPAVRTCVFSHSDSGLKFLTYTMIFGVFIPALFSSIAYFRILQTLFHSPIVFQSLGLYKSRFLVYFFLLGPLYALPFYILTALDPSDPVRMSQDTLWTIGCTMFAFVPCIIAPLLYGASIFIIKEEDMALTARTHTKTGTGAYHHVAHQHNMQAQLI; translated from the exons atgtacggCTTCTTCAACTCATCGGAAATCGACGAAGAGTACTACAACTCGACACACACCTCTGCACCATCACCGATTCTCGCTCTGATATTCACAATTATTTGCATTATCGGAGTGATCGGAAATGCATCACTGCTCGTGTACATCTTCGCCAAGAAGCTCTACCAAAACTTTATCTCGTCTCGATTCATCGGACACTTGTGCTTCACCAACTTGATCGCGTTGCTCGTATTGGTGCCGGTGATCATTCATAACGTGTTCACCGGTGTCAACTTGCTTCAGGACAGCAATATGTTGTGTCGGATTCAG GTCTCCATAACCGTCACCGTCTGGACCGTCATCGCCATGATGAACCTCTGCATCGCCGGTGTTCATCTGCTAACGTTCGCCCGCATCCACTACGAGCAACTTTTCGGCCTGACACCCACCAAACTATGCATCTTGTCGTGGATAATCTCCTGGCTCCTCTCTCTACCGTCTCTAACCAACGGCCACGTGGCGATCTACGGCCCAGCGGTCCGAACTTGCGTCTTCTCACACTCGGACTCTGGCCTAAAATTCTTGACGTACACCATGATCTTCGGCGTGTTCATTCCGGCCTTATTCTCGTCGATCGCCTACTTTCGAATTCTACAGACTCTATTTCATAGTCCAATTGTGTTCCAGTCGCTGGGCTTGTACAAGAGCAGATTCCTCGTGTATTTCTTCCTTTTGGG TCCCCTCTACGCTCTGCCCTTCTACATCCTAACCGCCTTGGACCCGTCGGATCCCGTCCGAATGAGTCAGGACACACTGTGGACCATCGGATGCACCATGTTCGCCTTCGTACCGTGCATCATCGCTCCGTTGCTCTACGGAGCCAGCATTTTCATCATAAAGGAGGAGGATATGGCTCTGACGGCGAGGACTCACACCAAAACCGGCACCGGAGCCTATCACCACGTCGCACATCAGCACAATATGCAGGCTCAGCTGATTTGA